ccttacacacacacaccccagccccacagccctccccctccaccaccacacacacacaggcactgcACCCTGTGCCCCGCAGGCTGCAGACCCTGAGTGGCATGTCGGCCTCAGACGAGCTGGATGACTCCCAGGTGCGCCAGATGCTCTTCGACCTGGAGTCGGCCTACAATGCCTTCAACCGCTTCCTGCATGCCTGAGCCCTGGCCCCCCAGGCCCGCCTTCCGCCATGGTTCCTGCTTCCCCGGACACCTGCTTTCCACGACCACCCGTCTGTGTCTGTTCATGGCTTCTGGAGTCCCCTCTTCCTAATAAAGCTGTTTTCTGATCTCTCTGCTGCTGAGGgcactcctcctcctccagcccttcCCTGTCTGTCCTCTCAGCCCTGGGAGCAGGCATTGGCCTCCCTGGTGGGCACAGTCTGACAAGCAGGCAGGGGTGACTAAATCTGCCGGCCACAGCCACCCCCAGTCTGAGAGCAGGAGGCTGTGCTGCCTGGGCTTGGTGGTCTGGCCACAGCCCCACCAGCATCTCCTGGCCCTGGAGACGGGCAGCTGGGGCAGGCTCACGCCTTTGCAGCAGGACCCGTCCTCGCGCAGGGCTCACTGGAGTCCCAGCTGACAGCTGCCAAGGGCAGTCCTGACCCAGGAGCAGAGCCAGTGGACAGTTCAGAACCCCTGGACTGGCCTCGCCCAAAGCCTGGTGGGGAAGCACCCCCTGCTCCCTGTGCCCGCTCCGGGACCTCGGTTCCATGCTGTTCACATCCGTTCCCTTCAGGCAGACAGCAGTAAACCAGAGACCAAGGCTCTGGGTGCCAAGGTGGGTTAGTCTCAGCAGCTGTGGCGTTGGGACGAGGGACAAGCCAGTTTCACTGTAACATTTTCTTAGTGGTGGTTCTTCGTATCTGGCTTCTAAAGGCAACAAGGTAAAGTGTGGTGTTTCGAGGGGGCAGTGAGGAGGTGCGCTTATGGACTCAGCAAGAACAGAGGATGACGGGAATGAGCGGGGTTGCTGGAAAAGGAGGAGAGGGGTGCAGGAAGACAGGTGGGGTGGGGACTGGCCGGTGAAGGCTTAGGATTGTACCCAGGAGTCCTGGATGCCAGTGAGGCTCTCagagctgtgtatgtgtgttgaggGGAGCAGAGttcacgcgtgtgtgtgtgtgtctgtgtgagagcAGGGTGGCAGCTGGGGGCTGACGTCAGTGTGGACTGTGCTGTGTGTGGTGCCCACAGTCGCTGCTGCTGGTCCAGAGACAGCAGTGGGGAGAGAACTCGGGAATTGCACTCAGGCTTGAGTGTTGGGAGGCCCAAGGCTCCTTTGGCCTTCGGGGCTCCTCCCAGTGACCTTGAGGGAGTGGGTGGGGCTTAGCCCCAAAGCCCTGCTGTCTAGGGAGGTCAAGGGGCAGGGGGCCAGGGAGGGTCCTTGGGGTCTCATTGCCTCCACCCACCCATCTCCAGAACCCTTCTCACAGGCGCCCACTACTCCTGCCACCTCCACCTACCATTCTGGATTCTGAAAACTAGAGACCTCAACaccccctgagggagttcagggtggagtgaggcactctgtgctccagggaatctggtgggactggtctttagatagttggatgtttttatgAACATATTCCAttatctcaatccttgcatctcctcccgtctagagaagcactaaatatTTCCCTTCATGGTGAagtcagatcctcatgactaacaaaaaaccttttgtgaaatgagtgcttcatggtattggactcccccttcaccaaaaccttatatattgactttcccccactgccactttggagcagtttctcagagctgagatgctgcctcctgggctgcagtcctcattttgatccaaataaaacttaactcacagctcTTAAGTTgtacatgttttctttttgtttttaagtcaaCAGACTGCATccctgcttccctgtccatcaccaactcccagagtttactcagactcatgtccattgagttggtgatgccatccaaccatctcatcctccgtcatccccttctccaaccaccttcaatctttcccagcattagggtcttttccgatgagtcagtccatcgcatcaggtggccaaagtattggaatttcagcttcagatgaatattcaggactgatttcctttaggatagactggttggatctccttgcagtccaagggactcccaggagtcttctccaacaccacagttcaaaagcatcagttcggcgctcagctttctttgtagtccaactctcacatccatacatgactactggaaaaaccatagctttgattaaatggacctttgttggcaaagtaatgtctctgctttttaatatcctgtctagttcggtcataacttcttccaaggactaagtgtcttttaatttcaaggctgcagtcaccatctgcagtgattttggagtccaaaaaaataaagtctgccactgaaataaagtctgtcactgcttccccatctatttgccatgaagagatgggaccggatgctatgatcttacttTGAGtaactgttgagctttaagccaactttttcactgtcctctttgactttcatcaagaggctctttagttcttcactttctgccataagggcagtgttatctgcatatctgaggttattgatatttctcccagcaatcttgattccagcttgtgcttcctccagcccagcgtttctcatgatgtcctccatataagttaaacaagcagggtgtcaacagacagccttgacgtactgcttttcctatttggaaccagtctgttgttccatgtccagttctaactgttgcttcctgacctgcatacggatttctcaagaggcaggtcaggtagtctggtattcccatctctttcagacttttccacagtttgttgtgctccacacagtcaaaggctttggcatagtcaataaagcagaagtagatgtttttctggaactctcttgctttttcaatgattcagcggatgttagcaatctgatctccagttcctctacattttctgaaaccagcttgaacatctggaagttcatggttcacatattgttgaagcctggcttggagaattttgaacattactagggtgtgagatgagtgcaattgtgcagtagtttgagcattctttggagaaggaaaaggcaacccactccagtattctggcctgcagaattccatggactgtatagttggggttgcaaagagtcggaacgaCTGAGAAACTTTAACTCACtcacttgagcattctttggcattacctttctttgggattggaatgaaaactgaccttttccagtcctgtggccactgctgagttgtccaaatttgctggcatgttgagtgcagcactttcacagcatcatctttcaggatttgaaacagctcaactggaattccatcacctccactagctttgttcgtagtgaagcctcctaaggcccacttgacttcacattccaggatgtctggctctggatcacaccatcatgattatctgggtcatgaagatcttttttgtgtagtagttctgtgtattcttgccacctcttcttaatgttttctgctactgttaggtccatagcatttctgtcctttattgagcccatctttgcatgaagtgttcccttgatatctctaattttcttgaagaaatctctagtctttcccattctattgttttcctctatttctttgcactggtcactgaggaaggctttcttttttcaccttgctgttctttggaactctgcatgcaaatgagtatatctatccttttctcctttactttttgcttctcttcttttcacagatatttttaaggcctcctcagacagccattttgctattttgcatttctttttcttggggatggtcttgatccctctctcctgtacaatgtcacgaacctctgtccgtagttcatcaggcactctatctatcagatctagtcccttaaatctacttctcacttccactgtaaaatcgtaagggatttgatttaggtcatacctgaattgtctagtggttttccccagtttcttcattttaagtctgaatttggcaataaggagttgatgatctgagccacagtcagctcctggtcttgttaacataggaacctggaatgttaggtccatgaatcatgcaaattggaagtggtcaaacgagatggcaagagtgaacgttgacattttaggaagcagcgaactaaaatgcactggaatgggtgaatttaactcagatgaccattagatctactactgtgggcaagaatcctttagaagaaatggagtagccatcatagtcaactgaagattccaaaatgcagtacttggatgcaatctcaaaaatgacagaatgctctgtttccaaggaaaaccattcaatatcacactaatccaagtctatgccctgaccaataatgctgaagaagctgaagttgaacagttctatgaagacctacaagaccttttagaactaacacccccaaaagatgtccttttcattattggggtctggaatgcaaaagtaggaagtcaagaaacacctggagtaacaggcaaatttggccttggagtacagaaagaagcagggcaaaggctaataaagttttgccaagagaacacactggtcatagcaaacaccctcttccaacaacacaagggaagactccacacatggacatcactagatggtcaacactgaaatcagaatgattatattctttgcagccaaaaatggagaatgaTGAtccagacattttaaaaatgtctagaGCCATTTTATCTCCATCCAGGGATGGGCTCTAGGGCTGCTCTGAATATCATGCAGTGAACATGATATTCTGGATGGGCTGATGCAGGAGGGATCTGGGGGTCTGCCCAGCACTGAGGGTGGACAGGCACGTGTGCAGGGAAGCTGCTGACATGCTCTGGCAGAACTGGGCTAGGAAGGCAGGGCTGGGGCAAACATGAAGCAGGGAAACGTGGGCCCACACAGAGGGGCGCTGAGACCCGGGGGCCTGCCAGTGGGGTCAGGCCTGCACACCGGACCTGGGGGGCTGACCAGACGTCTGCGCTGAGACCTCTTCCCTGAAGCTCTCCAGGCCCGAAGAGTGCAGGATGAGGTGGCTCAGCTCCGGCCGGCCCAATGGCCGTGGCAAGGTGGGATAGGAAAAGGGATAGTTTGACCCATGGACTTCACAACTGTGTGAGGGGGCCCTTCCTAATTGACCCAGGGGTCCAGGAACCCTCAGGCTCTTTCCAAGTCCGCCACTTCCCCATACCCCATCAAAGCCCACCAAGGTCACCCTGCAGTGAGGGAGGGGCAGGACTGCGCCTGAACTCAGCCCATGGCTCCTGCTTGGCCAGGTGCCCTGCCCCAGGTGGCAGGGGACGCTGGGACAGAGTCCCAAGGCCTGGGCTCCCAGCTCTCTTAGAgcttctcctcccccaccccaaccacaCCCCACAGAGGGGTCTGTCCAATCAGGCATGCAAGGGGCCACCTAAACACTCCCTCTAGAAGGCAAGGCTGCCCTGAGACCTGCCTGGGCGGAAGCGACTGGCTCCCCGCGGTCTGCCCCTTTCCCCAGATTGCCAACTAGGCAGAGATAAGGCCTAGGGGTTCAAAGGCCAGAGTGAGAGCCCGCAGGGACGGGCAGGGCTGGGAGCCacacttctccccacccccaagccccTTCCCAGGTGGAGTGACCAGTGCCCAGGGCAGAAGCCTGGCTCCTGCTCCCTTCTGTTTATGTGGCACTTTGGCCATTTCCCGGGGATTTTCCCTGGAGGCCAGAGAGGGAGTATGACTCAGTACCTCATCTCAGTTCCCCCTGATTCTGTTGTGGAATCCGGAGTCAAAAACACACCTCGGAGGACACTCAAGAcagtggagtacagtttattacgCCAGCGGGTCCAACGGGGATCTGTTCCCAACAAGGACCGTGATGTTTCTGAGAGGCCCCGTTTCATACCCCCCACTACGCGACTGGTTACATGTTAGCAACCTCTATGTTGCATATAATTGAGTTTCACAACAAGTAGGTGCTAGGAGAACAAACAATTAAGACTAAAGGGGGGAACAATGATTATATATCAAGGGGGGATGTCTCCATGGTTAACCTAACAGGCAGCCTGGCCTCAACTACAATCTCCGTTTGTCACCTGTACGgaaggagtgaagtgaagtcgctcagtcctgtctttgcaaccccagggactgtagcctaccaggctcctctctccatgggattctccaggcaagagtactggagtgggttgccgtttccttctccaggggatcttcctgacccggggatcgaacccgggtctcccagacgctttaacctctgagccaccagggaagcctccaggaAACCTGGTTTTCACTAGCAACAGTTTCCTCACTCTCCGGCAGGGCTCAGGCCCAGGTCACATCCTCTCTTTAAGATGGATGACAGGCTTCAGGATGCAGTCTCTCCTGCTTTCCGCACATGGGCCCCAGCAAGTCCACCCTGAGAATTTCAACACAGCTCAGgacccacaccccacccccaggtaGGGCTCTGCGCGGTGTCTGAGCTGCCTTGAGGGGCAAGATGCTGCagcggtgggggggtgggggtggggaggggggccgaGCTGCGCTGGAGCTCTccggtggggtgggggacagccccgGTGGCCTCCTGGAACCTGTGCCCCAGACGCCCTCGGCTTGGAGGCAGCCCCTAGCGAGAGGGCCACAGGAAGCCAACCCGGACAGAAACCGAGGCCCCGTAAAAGCAAGTTCCTCTGCCAAGTCTATGCTTAACCTCTGTACACAAAATGTCATTCCTTTTTTGTCCAACACTTGTTCTCAAAATTGAGAAGTTAAAAAGGGGGCCGGGGCACGGAGATGGAAAATGAACTGCACCCTGTAGGGCCCTTCCCAGTAAAATCCTTTCCAGGTCCTCCATTTCTCCTTGTAGGAAACAGGCTTCCTTCAGTCCCCTAAGACCTCTCCTGAATTCCAAAGGTCAGGTTCAAATAGTTGCTAATCTGGGAAGGGCGGGACACAGAAACCAAGGAGGGGCAGTTGAGAAACTACAGCTTTGGGGCAGGGTCTCTTGAGCTTTTCTGCCAGGACTAAGGTCCCAGCCTAGCAAGGGAGCCCAGGGCACCACCGCTACCTCTCCACCAACCAATTATGAGAAAGCCCTCTTCCCAAATTCTGCCTATTGCAGACTCCCCCCAAAGCCATCCAGAGATTTAAGGGATTTTGAACATGAGTCACCTGTTCTTGCTCGGCACcacaataaacctttctctgctgcaAGCTTCAACGTCACCATGTGTCCTGCACACAGACTTGCATTCAGTAACAAGACCCTTGAAGAAGCAGAGGGGTGAGCCAAGCCCATCCACCCAGGGACCCCGGCCTCACCCTGGGGCAGCAGCACCGGGCTCAGGGAGGACTCCCACTGGAATGGTTAACCTGCGGCAACGCCTTGGCAGCCAATCACAGGGCCCCGCAGGAAATGCCTGGAGAGCCTCGCCGGGCGGGCCGTCCCGGCCCAGCCCCAGTCTAGCATCAGGCAGCCCCTGCGGCCCGCAGCCACACAGGCGAGCACGGCCTACCCTGAGCTCAAGGCACTGGGCTGCTGCAGCATGGCGCTCCTGGGCCGGCCCGGACTGGGGCCATTGCTGGTTGTGCTGGCCGCGCTGGCAGCGTCGGGGACGACGAACACCCCTGCTCGTCTGCTGACCCTGCTGTCCTCAGGCCAGGGCGCTCTGGACCGCGTGGCGCTGGGCGGCCTGTTAAATACACTGGCGGCCCGTGTGCACTGTGCCGACGGGCCGTGTGGAAAGGTAACACCCCCAACCGACGGGTCCTCGGGCCCGGCCCCAGCCCAAGCCCGCCGCTCCACCCCAAGGCCGAGGCCAGCTGCAAAGGGCCCGGGCAAACTCCAGAAGGCGGGCCGCGCGGTGCCTGATGCCGGGCCCTGCCCGCAGGCCCAAGCCCACTCTCCTCTGCTCCCTTTCAGAGCCCTCTGAGCTCCCCGGGTGGGGGGGTACAGCTCTGGGATCCTATGGCTGCCCTCCCACCCCTTCAGcacccccctctccccaccccaaaatTTAAAATGGTTCCACGCAGAaacctccctgggatgggggaCCCTCCGTGGGTGTGCCTGACTGTCACGGGGGAGGGCAGGGGTCTGTGAGCGAGCCAACGGTGGAGGGCACCAGCGTGAGGGACAGGAGGGTGGCAGCCCTCGTGTATGGCCCCCACCCGCCCGTCTGTGCCAACAGTGCCTGTCTGTGGACGACGTCCTGGCTCTGGGCAGGCCTGAGCAGCCCGAGGCCCCCTTGGGCCCGGTCCTGGAGCCTAGGCACATCGCCCGCCTCAGTGCTGCCGCCGCCCTTTACCTCAGCGACCCGGTGGGCACCTGCGCCGAGGTCCGGGCTGGCCACTGGGCTGCCCGCGCCGACCAGCTCCTGGTCCTGCTCGAGAGCCCTCAGGCCCTGAGCCCGGCCCTGACTAGGCTGCTGCAGCGGATCCAAGCCCGCGCCGCTGGCCAGCCTGCTTCTCAGCAGGTGGGCACCTGGGCCAGCTCCCCAGGGGCACTAGGGGAAGAGGGTCCGAGAGGGAGTGAGAGAAGGGGGACCACTTGGGTGGCGCTGGGCTCAGCACCTTTCTGAGTGCTCAGGGGAGCCTGGGTTGGGGGTCACAAGTGGACACTCACCGCTGAGCCGGGCAGGGCTGCAGGCATCCCGAGAGGGCCCTGATCCTCGACGGGGCTGAGAAAGCTCCCAGGGCTCCAAGGAAGAGCCCGGACAAGGCGGGGCCGGGAAGGGGACAGCTGCGGTGCCTGGAGTTCAGCGGAGTCCGGGGGCACCGGGGCACTGCGGAGagagaggccagtgtggctgcgCTGCTTGAGACACTGAGGCCGGCTCCTCCCCAGGCCTGTGTGGACCTGCCTCAGCTGCTGGGGGAggcggcaggggtgggggctcccGGCAGCCCCGGCCCGGTGCTGGCTGCCCTGCTGGACCATGTCAGGAGCGGCGCCTGCTTCCACGCCCTGCCGACCCCCCAGTATTTCGTGGACTTCGTGTTCCGGCAGCACAGCAGCGAGAACCCCAACATCACCCTGGATGGTGAGGCCTGAGCTGGGCTACGGGGCAGGGAGTGCCCTGAACCCCAGCATCCGCCCCCCTGGGGAGTGCAGGGCTGGAACGGATTTTCACCCTCTGCCAGAGCTGGCGGCCTTGATGGAGCGCCTGGGGCTGGGCGGAGCGGCAGAGCCCCATGACGGCCACAGTGACGACAGTCCTCTGGGAAAGGGTCAGGGCCCCGTGCCCCTTGCCACCACCAACAGCAGCGCCAGCGCGTGGGACACGGTGAGCCGTCCATGTGCCCGAGTTCCGGAAAGAGGTGGGGGCCCATGGACCGCTCAGGGCCCTGAACACCAGATctgtcacccccaccccagctgtgCCTGAGTGCTCAAGACATCATGGCTGTGTACGGAATGTCTGAGCAGGCTGGGGTGACGCCGGACGACTGGGCCCGACTGAGCCCGGCTCTGCTCCAGCAGCAACTGAGCGGGGcctgcagcccccagcccacACTCCCCACCCAGGATCAGCTCAGCCAGGCCGAGAGTGAGTCTCCACCCTACTCCCTAGAAGCGCCAGCCCGGCGGTGCCCAAGGGGCTGGCAGCAAGGAGATGGAACCAAACAGGGAGGAGAAAGTAGCCGCTGGGCTGCAGAGAGCTGGGGCCAGGGCTGGCAGACCGGGCAGCAGGGTGGAGAGGCAACAGGGAAGGGGGTGCTGCGAGGGAAGAGGATGGGGGCTTGAGGCCAGGGGCCAGCAGGAAGCCGAGGCCAGGACTGCACCCGACTGCCTGCAACCTTGGGGGGCTCCTGCTCCTCCCAGACTCGGTCTGGACGCCCCTCCCGGGAAAGCAAGGGGCCACGGCTGGGAGGGAGGTGCTCACTGTCCTCCCTGCCCAGGGTACCTGTACGGCTCCCTGGCCACGCTGCTGATCTGCCTGTGCTCTGTCCTCGGGCTCCTGCTCCTCGTCTGTGCCAGCTGTAGGATCACCTCCCACTACGTCATCCAGGCCTTCCTGAGCATGGCTGTGGGCGCACTCACCGGCGACGCCCTCCTGCACTTGATGCCTAAGGTTGCCCCAGCCTGCCACAGCCCTTCCTGACCCCTAACCTCTATCCGCCTGTCTGGGAGGAGGTCCCAAGGCACAGGGTCCAGTGTCCtttgcccaccccccccaccaggTGCTGGGGCTGCACACCCATGACGGGGAGGACCCTGGGCTCCAGACCACCTGGCACCTCCTAGCTGTGCTGGGCGGGCTCTATGCCTTCTTCCTGTTCGAGAGCCTCTTCAACCTCTTGCTGCCCCTGGACCCCGAGGTCAGGTGCTTGGGGGCTGGGCGTGGTGTGGGCAGGGGTGGCGGAGGCACGGTGGATCCTGAGCCTCCGTCCCCGCAGGACCCAAAGGATGGGGCCTGCAGCCACGGCCACAGCCACGGTGGCCACAGCCACGGTGTGTCCCTGCAGCTGGCGCCCAGCGACCGCCGGCAGCCCAAGCAGCTCCATGAGGGCTCTCGCGCAGACCTGGTGAGCCCGCCCTGCCTGGGGTCACCCGCCCTGGCGGAGCCCTGTCTGCGCTCCCAGTCACCCATCCAGGGCTTCCTCCCTGGCCTGATCTGGGGACTTGGCTCCGCGTGATCCTCACCTTCCCACCCTGAGTCTAATCTACGCGGCCCGCCCACCAACCCGGTCTCCCGTCCAGGTGGCGGAGGAGGACCCCGAGCTGCTGAGCCCGGAGCCCCGGAGGCTGAGCccaggtgagccctgagggaggcCCCGGAGCGTTGGGGGTCAGGGTCTCGGTGCGCGGCCGCAGGCACGGGGACGGGGATGGGGACGGAGGAACGGGCGGGGCAAACGCGCACCCACGCCCGCCGCGCCCGCAGAGCTGAGACTGCTGCCCTGGGTGATCACGCTGGGCGACGCCGTGCACAACTTCGCCGACGGGTTGGCCGTGGGCGCCGCCTTTCTGTCCTCCTGGAAGACGGGTCTGGCCACCTCGCTGGCCGTGTTCTGCCACGAGGTGCCGCACGAGCTGGGTGAGCCTTGAGGGGTTCCCGCCAGCCATGGGCggggtgcgggggcgggggggggggttggtCTGCCCGCAGCGGGGGCTCTGGGTGTGGCTGGTCGGCCGCGCTGTTGGGCGGGACTGTCGGGGAGTGGGCGCGGCCCTCGACCTGACCCCAGCCCCGCCCGCGACTcatggctcagatagtgaagaatccgcctgcagtgcaggagatccgggttcgatccctgggtcgggaagatcccctggagcagggaatggcaacccactccagtactcttgcttggagaatcccatggacagagcggcctggggggctacgatccatggggtctcaagaatcggacacgacggagcgactaaaccacccccacctccctccccaggggaCTTCGCGGCCCTGCTGCACGCGGGGCTGTCGGTGCGCCGCGCGCTGCTCCTGAACTTGGCCTCGGGGCTCACGG
This sequence is a window from Ovis canadensis isolate MfBH-ARS-UI-01 breed Bighorn chromosome 9, ARS-UI_OviCan_v2, whole genome shotgun sequence. Protein-coding genes within it:
- the SLC39A4 gene encoding zinc transporter ZIP4, which codes for MALLGRPGLGPLLVVLAALAASGTTNTPARLLTLLSSGQGALDRVALGGLLNTLAARVHCADGPCGKCLSVDDVLALGRPEQPEAPLGPVLEPRHIARLSAAAALYLSDPVGTCAEVRAGHWAARADQLLVLLESPQALSPALTRLLQRIQARAAGQPASQQACVDLPQLLGEAAGVGAPGSPGPVLAALLDHVRSGACFHALPTPQYFVDFVFRQHSSENPNITLDELAALMERLGLGGAAEPHDGHSDDSPLGKGQGPVPLATTNSSASAWDTLCLSAQDIMAVYGMSEQAGVTPDDWARLSPALLQQQLSGACSPQPTLPTQDQLSQAERYLYGSLATLLICLCSVLGLLLLVCASCRITSHYVIQAFLSMAVGALTGDALLHLMPKVLGLHTHDGEDPGLQTTWHLLAVLGGLYAFFLFESLFNLLLPLDPEDPKDGACSHGHSHGGHSHGVSLQLAPSDRRQPKQLHEGSRADLVAEEDPELLSPEPRRLSPELRLLPWVITLGDAVHNFADGLAVGAAFLSSWKTGLATSLAVFCHEVPHELGDFAALLHAGLSVRRALLLNLASGLTAFIGLYVALAAGVGEDGETWILAVAAGLFLYVALCDMLPAMLNVRDRRPWLLFLLHNVGLLGGWTVLLLLSLYEDNIAF